In Flavobacterium piscisymbiosum, the sequence TTTGTTGTAGGGTCTAAATTAATTATACCACTATAAACAATTTTACCATTAACACCATCTGTAGATCCGTCTGTGCTAAAATCTACGATTGGTATACTATTAACTAAATCATATAAATAAATTCTTTTTGGTTCCCAGATTCCTGTCATTTTAGCTGCGTCAATAGAAAAAACTAAATTAGCTTCATTAGCCAGCCAGTTTTTATGCTTAACATTATTTCTAATTTCATCTAATTGATCTGAAACACCATTGGACTTAGTCACTACATTACCCTGATCATCATAACTTATTAAATCGGTTTTACCAAATAATTCAATAACAGCAAGTGATCCCTGACCTCCTCTTAAATAAAGTCGTTCATCTCCTGTAGCTTTATTTGGACTTGCTATTGCAGCAGCATAATCAGGATTTTTAGCATCATTATACAAACCTGTAGAAGCTCCGGATAGATTAATAACCAAAGTCTTATCTTCCATTGTCTCCTCAGGATCTGTAGCTATAGCAGTCTTAGCTTTGTACTTGATCGTGATTTTAGCATTACCACTTTGTTTGAAAAAATTCAAAAGTGCTAAATTCGTCGGACTGCTTCCAGATTTTTCTACTTTAAAATATAACCCTCTAAAATATTCCTGAAAAACTATTGTAGAAGAAAGCTTTGAAGCTGGTGCTTTAAGGATTTTATCAAGAAAAAACTGTTTGTTTAATTTTAAGCGCATCTCTGGAGCAGTATAAGTATAAGTATACTTTTTTACCGCAGCATTAGCATCTACAACCGTTGAATCTTGTTTCTGTTGAAGGTTACTAAAAAAGAACGCATCGTTTTGCGACGGATCAGCAGCATCATTTAGTCGATTACCCGGGGGAGCTATATTTCCAAAAAAATCAGCATCCTGATCTGTGTAATACAATTGAGCAAATTGAGAACCTCCATCTATATACGAAGAACGCATTTGATAACCAGACTCATAAACACTCAATTTAAGTTTTCCATTTTTATCTCCGTAAATAGAATCTAATGCATACAAATTCCCTCCATTAGGATCTGCTGCAGTTGCATGACTAAAATACGGAACACTAAGTACTACACTTTCAATTTCTGGCGATTCACCAATAGTTGGTGCATTGGCTTCTAAAGCAACCTGACTTACAAAGTTTGCCGTAGTCGTTCCAAAAACTGCGTCATCATATATACCCAAACCATTCAGCGTCAATCCGTTTGACTGAACTGGAGTTACTTCCTGATTATAAGCTAAAACATCATATTCTGTATGTTCCAGACCAAAATGATCGTCTCCGATTAAACCCTCACCTATTTCATTAAAATCTTTATCACAAGAATATAAAAGGACAACAGTTGCTACTAATAGAATTTTCTTAATAAAAGAAGTATTATACATGTTTAATAATAATGTTAAAATTTAAAGACCCATTGTTTTATAGAAATTTGTATACGCTTCAGCGAATGCATCTTTCGTGGCGAAAGGTAAAAAAGGTTTTCCTGAAGATTCTATAAATTTTGTTAAACTTGGGGATACGTTTTCAGATGCGATAATTACAGCATCAGAGTGTAATATACTAGCTTTTAAGACATTTTCATAGTTTGGCGTTTCTAAATCAGAAATTGCTTCATGAGGAACTCCATCAAATTTCACCTTATTTATCATTTCCAAATCCAGATTTTCATCAAAAGATTGTCCGTAAACAGAGGTAACAATTTTGGTTTCAGAAAATAAAGCTTCATTTTTATAATAGTGCTTCATGTAAATTGGCAACATTGCAGCCAGCCAACCATGCACGTGAATGATATCCGGAACCCAATTTAGCTTTTTCACCGTTTCAACAACTCCTTTAGCAAAAAATATTGCTCGTTCGTCGTTATCAGGATACAAAACTCCTTCTTCGTCAGCAAAAGTTGCTTTACGTTTAAAATATTCATCGTTATCAATAAAATAAACCTGAATTCTTTCTTTCGGAATAGAAGCTACCTTGATAATCAACGGCATATCTAAGTCATTCACTACCAAATTCATTCCTGAAAGTCTAATAACTTCATGTAACTGGTGTCTTCTTTCGTTGATATTTCCATATCTTGGCATGAAAATTCTTATCTGGCCTCCTTGATCGTTGATCATTTTTGGAACGTCATAAGACATTAAAGAAACCTCATTTTCAGCCAAATAAGGCACGACTTCAGATGATACATATAATATCCTCTTATCTTTCATAATAGTATTTTACTTAATTTTTGGTAATAAAAACGTTGCAAAATTACAAAAATTTATGCAGTTTATAACTAATATATTATGTTTGCACTAAATTTTAATAATACTGCCATGCATATTTTCTACGGTAAAGTAGCTTTGATAGCTTATTTAAAAACTATCAAAACCGCAAATTCAACCATCGGATTTGTACCAACAATGGGCGCTTTACACCAAGGTCATCTGGCGTTAATGCAAAGATCAATAAAGGAAAACGACGATACCGTTGTAAGTATTTTCGTTAATCCAACCCAGTTCAATAACCCCGAAGATCTCGAAAAATATCCAAGAACACTTGACGAAGACGTAAAAAAAATGCGCGGTTTGAGCGATAAAATGATTTTGTATGCTCCATCTGTAGAAGATATTTACGAAGGAAACCCCGTTTCTCAGGATTTTGATTTCGACGGATTAGAAAATCAAATGGAAGGCAAGTTTAGGCTAGGACATTTTAACGGAGTTGGAACAATAGTAAAACGTTTGTTCGAAATTGTAACTCCTACAAATGCTTATTTTGGAGAAAAAGATTTTCAACAATTGCAAATCGTTAAAAAAATGGTCGAAAAAACTCATTTACCTGTAAATGTTGTAGGCTGCCCAATTTTTAGAGAAGATAATCAATTGGCAATGAGTTCTCGTAATGAGCGCTTAACCGCAGAAGAAAGAAAAGAAGCCTCTATTATATATAAGATTTTAACCGAAGCAAAAGAAATATTTCAAACCGGCACTCCCGAAGAAACGATTCAATTTGTCGAAAATTCTTTCAAAGATAATGAGCGTTTTGACTTAGAATATTTTGTAATTGCTGACGAATCTACATTATTACCTATCAATCATAAAAGTAAAGACAAAAACTACCGTGCATTTATAGCAGTATTTGTTAATTCTATAAGGTTGATTGACACCATTTCATTAAATTAATTTACCTTTGCAACATGCAAATTCAAGTTATAAAATCTAAAATTCATCGAGTAAAAGTAACTGGAGCTGATTTAAATTATATTGGCAGTATTACTATTGATGAAACTTTACTGGAAGCCTCAAACATTATTGAAGGTGAAAAAGTATCTATTGTGAACATTAATAATGGCGAACGCTTTGAAACTTACGCTATAAAAGGAGAGAAAAATTCAGGAGAAATTACCCTGAACGGACCTGCCGCCAGAAAAGTTCAAAAAGACGACATCATTATCATTATATCTTATGCAACCCTGGAATTTGAAGAGGCTAAAACCTTCAAACCATGGATCATTTTCCCTAATGAAAACGATAATTCGCTAACCTAAGCTTTCCCTTTACACATTAATTATATTGTAGTTTGTCAAATTTACTTTTGTGCAAACGATATTTTATTGGCTGAATTCAATTTTTGATTTTAAAGAATAAATAAAGCTTTCTGGAGTGATAAAAAAATAAGAATAAATTTACCGCAGAGCGCACAAAGTTTTTTTACTGTAAGGGGTTTATAAAAAACACAAAGTTCACAAAGCTAAGTCAATACAAAGCTTTGTGAACTTTGTGTTTTCTGAAGATATTATTAGATAAAATCTTAGTGTACTTTGCAGTTAAAATAATTATTCATTACAAACCTGAATTTACATTGCTATTTTAAAAATCCTACAATAATAAAAAAGCAAATAAAGTATTATATTGCTACACTATTTCAATACTTTTTAATTCACTGAAATGCCCCAAATCATGAAAAAAGTTTACTTACTGCTTACCTTAATTTCTTTTTCTGTCTTTTCGCAGAAAACATTCGACAACATCAAATCTGAGAAACTTGGCGAAGAACGAAGAATAACTATCGGACTTCCTGCTTCTTACGAGACGAATCCCGAAAAAAAATATCCGGTTTTATATTTATTAGATGGCGATTATTTATTTGATCCTTTCTCCGGAGCCATAAGTTACGGATCGTATTGGGGAGATTTACCCGAAGTGATTATCATTGGTGTTCATCAAAATAAAAATGACGAACGCGAAGACGACACAACAATCGACCAAAATACAGGACTTCCGTTTGAAAAAGGCGCCAACTTCTTTGAATTTATTGGAGCTGAACTAGTTCCCTACATCGAAAAAAAATACCGTACATCGCCTTTTAGACTTATTGCAGGCCATGATGTAACAGCAAGTTTTATAAATTTTTATTTATATAAAGAAAAACCTCTTTTTAGTGCTTACATTTCTTTTAGTCCCGAATTGGCTAATAAAATGGAAATTAGAATACCGGAAAAATTTGCCAAAATCACAGAACCTTTATTCTACTATATGTCTGCAGCAGATGGAGACAATAAAAAGATCAAAGAACCAATTGAAAAATTAGACAGTAATATTAAAATCGCTAATAATCCCTTAGTAAATTATAAGTACGATTTATTTAAAGGCACAACACACTACACTCAGGTTTTACATGCAATTCCTAGTGCTTTGTATCAGATATTTGAAGTGTACAGACCTATAAATTCTGCCGAATACAATAACAAAATTGCCGTTCTTGAAACAGGTTACGCTGATTATCTGGAAAATAAATACAATACCATGTCTAAAGTTATGGGAGTTCAGATTCCGGTAAGAATAAGTGATTTTAAAATTATAGAAACCCTTATCCTGAAAAAGAATGCTTATGACGAATTAGGTAAAATGGCCGAAATTGGAAATGTAAATTATCCAAAAGCCATGTTAGGAGAATATGAATTAGGATTGATGTATGAAAAAATGGGAGATCCTAAAAGAGCTTCAAAAAAATATCAAAATGCTTCGCAAATGGAGCCAATTGGCGATTTAAACAAAGATTTGATGTACGAGAAAATCGACCAAATGAAAACACTTGAAAAAACCGGTAAATAATGTCTAAAGTTAAAACTTCTTTTTTTTGCCAGAACTGCGGCACCCAATACGCCAAATGGCAAGGACAATGCAATGCCTGCAAAGAATGGAATACTATTGCTGAAGAAATCATTCAGAAGCAGGAAAAAGTAGCCTGGAAAAGCGAACCTACTCCAACTGGAAAAGCTCCGCGTCCATTAAAAATAAATGAAATCGACTCGACTCAGGAAATCCGTATGGATACTACTGATGGCGAATTGAATCGCGTTTTGGGTGGCGGAATTGTTCCCGGATCTTTGACACTTTTGGGCGGTGAACCCGGAATTGGAAAAAGTACACTTTTGCTTCAGATATCATTAAAATTACCTTATAAAACTTTATATGTTTCGGGCGAAGAAAGTCAGAAACAAATAAAAATGCGTGCCGAAAGAATTACGCCAAACAGCGACAATTGTTATATTCTGACGGAAACTAAAACGCAGAATATCTTTAAACAAATTGAAGCCATTCAGCCTGAAATTGTCATTATCGACTCAATTCAGACTTTGCATACGGACTATATCGAATCTACAGCCGGAAGTATTTCTCAGATTAGAGAAACCACTGCCGAGTTGATCAAGTTTGCCAAAGAAACCAATATTCCGGTTATTTTAATCGGACATATTACGAAAGACGGAAACATCGCCGGACCAAAGATTCTGGAACATATGGTTGATACCGTTTTGCAGTTTGAAGGCGATAGAAATCACGTTTACCGAATTTTGCGTTCGCTAAAAAACCGTTTTGGTTCTACTGCTGAACTTGGAATTTATGAAATGTTAGGAAGCGGTTTACGCGAAGTCAGCAATCCGTCTGAAATATTGATTTCGCACAAAGACGAAGAAATGTCGGGAACGGCAATTGCTACAACTATGGAAGGCATGCGTCCGTTGATGATCGAAATACAATCGCTGGTAAGTACCGCCGTTTACGGAACGCCACAACGAAGCACAACGGGATATAATGCCAAAAGACTGAACATGATTTTGGCGGTTTTAGAAAAAAGAGCCGGATTTCGTTTAGGCGCAAAAGATGTCTTTTTGAACGTAACAGGAGGAATTTCTGTTGATGATCCTGCAATTGACCTCGCTGTTGTTGCTGCCATTTTATCCTCAAACGAAGATATTCCGGTAACAAAAGGATTCTGTTTTGCCGGCGAAGTTGGACTTTCGGGAGAAATTCGTCCTGTAAATCGTGTCGATCAAAGAATTCAGGAAGCCGAAAAATTAGGTTTCACCACTATTTTTGTATCGAAATATAATAAAATCGCCTTAAAAAATCCTGGAATCAAAATTGAACTTGTTGCCAAAATTGAAGACGTAGCCGGTATTTTATTTGGATAAAATCAAAAAACAGATTTTCTATTATAAAAAAATGCTCATGAAAATTTTATACAAATCTTCATGAGCAATTTTATTTAAAGGAGCATAAGATCTATTTTAAAACTCTAAAACTTCCTTCTGTAACAGTAAATGTCTGTTCTCCTGAAGTAGTTCCCGAAAAAGTAAATGTACCTTCAATTTTTTCATTATCAACAGCGGTAATATTTATTTTTCCAGATTTAGCATTAGCATTATTTATTGCAGGCAAAAAACTAAAAGACGCTTGATAAGTAGTCTCCATATTTGATAAATCATATACGATATCATGGCTTCCCTTAGTAACATTCAAAGGTGTCCATAATGAGATTTTTTTGTACGTGTTATCAATTCCCGTACTTCCCATAATATTCATGTTTAACGAAGACAGAACGCCAGGCTCAAAATTGTATACTGTTCCATTGTATGTGAATTTGATAAATTCTTCCTGATCGTCCGGAGTTCCTTCATCATCAGAATCATTACTACTGCATGACGATAACACCATTGCGCAAATGGCAAAAGACAAAAACATAATTTTTTTTAAGATTTTCATTGGTTTGATTTTAATATTATTAATTCGGCAAATATATATTGTGTAAATTGTAAAACTTTACGGCTTCTCTCAATTTCGACGCTAAACCATAAATTCCTTCTATTATCTAGAAAAACATAAAATACAATAATAACAAAATCAAACCTTTAGAACATTATAGAAAATTTACAAGGAAAATTTTATAAGCTGATAAATTTAAATTTAAATTTACACTAGCTTTGAAAAGCGAAAAATTTCGAATACCAATCTCCATTTATGAAATTCCCAAAACAAAAAATATACAAAGCACTTATAATACTTGCATTAGTATTGGTAGTGCTTTTTTTAGGCTTTTACTTTTTTCGTGATTCGCTTTTAAAACAAGCTATTGCCAAAGTAAAAACTAAGATGAACACCGAATACAACAGTACATTTTCTGTAAAATCGGCTACGTTTGATGGTTTAAATGGTATTAAATTGACCAATGTTGTTCTGGTTCCTAAAAATACTGATACACTTTGTAACATTGAAAAAATTGAAACCAGCATCAGTTTATCCAATTTATTAATTGGTGATGTACAAATTGGAACTTTAAAAGTAAATAACGGTTATATTCAATTAGTAAAAAAAGGAAATATCCGCAATTTTGATGCTTTTTTAAAGAAAGACAAAGCCGATACTGATAAAAACGAAAAACGTAAATACGCAGCTTTTGCGTATCGCATTATTTCAAAATTACTGAATCTGGTCCCTACAGACATGAAACTGGAAAATCTGAATTTCAAGATTGATGACAATGGCAAAAAGACTTCTGTTGCTGTAAATAAACTGGTTTTAGACAACAAACAACTCGAAACCAATCTTCATGTTCAAACTAAAGATTTTGACCAAAAATGGAACATAAAAGGATTTGCTGACCCAAGAAATAAAAAAGCTGATATTCGTTTCTTCAATTTAGATACCGGAGCAATCAGAGTTCCGTATTTAGACGAGCGATATAACTTAAAAGCAAGTTTCGATTCTATCAGACTAAATGTTCAAAACATAGAAAAAGACGG encodes:
- the radA gene encoding DNA repair protein RadA, encoding MSKVKTSFFCQNCGTQYAKWQGQCNACKEWNTIAEEIIQKQEKVAWKSEPTPTGKAPRPLKINEIDSTQEIRMDTTDGELNRVLGGGIVPGSLTLLGGEPGIGKSTLLLQISLKLPYKTLYVSGEESQKQIKMRAERITPNSDNCYILTETKTQNIFKQIEAIQPEIVIIDSIQTLHTDYIESTAGSISQIRETTAELIKFAKETNIPVILIGHITKDGNIAGPKILEHMVDTVLQFEGDRNHVYRILRSLKNRFGSTAELGIYEMLGSGLREVSNPSEILISHKDEEMSGTAIATTMEGMRPLMIEIQSLVSTAVYGTPQRSTTGYNAKRLNMILAVLEKRAGFRLGAKDVFLNVTGGISVDDPAIDLAVVAAILSSNEDIPVTKGFCFAGEVGLSGEIRPVNRVDQRIQEAEKLGFTTIFVSKYNKIALKNPGIKIELVAKIEDVAGILFG
- a CDS encoding DUF6252 family protein, with translation MKILKKIMFLSFAICAMVLSSCSSNDSDDEGTPDDQEEFIKFTYNGTVYNFEPGVLSSLNMNIMGSTGIDNTYKKISLWTPLNVTKGSHDIVYDLSNMETTYQASFSFLPAINNANAKSGKINITAVDNEKIEGTFTFSGTTSGEQTFTVTEGSFRVLK
- a CDS encoding DUF4270 domain-containing protein, whose protein sequence is MYNTSFIKKILLVATVVLLYSCDKDFNEIGEGLIGDDHFGLEHTEYDVLAYNQEVTPVQSNGLTLNGLGIYDDAVFGTTTANFVSQVALEANAPTIGESPEIESVVLSVPYFSHATAADPNGGNLYALDSIYGDKNGKLKLSVYESGYQMRSSYIDGGSQFAQLYYTDQDADFFGNIAPPGNRLNDAADPSQNDAFFFSNLQQKQDSTVVDANAAVKKYTYTYTAPEMRLKLNKQFFLDKILKAPASKLSSTIVFQEYFRGLYFKVEKSGSSPTNLALLNFFKQSGNAKITIKYKAKTAIATDPEETMEDKTLVINLSGASTGLYNDAKNPDYAAAIASPNKATGDERLYLRGGQGSLAVIELFGKTDLISYDDQGNVVTKSNGVSDQLDEIRNNVKHKNWLANEANLVFSIDAAKMTGIWEPKRIYLYDLVNSIPIVDFSTDGSTDGVNGKIVYSGIINLDPTTKRGTTYKIRLTSHIRNLIKDATVKNVKLGLVVTGDINTITSGKLKNRILIDPKNNPNDYFSDVPRASIMSPLGTVLFGGNIPSTDANYAKRLQLQVYYTKPN
- the panC gene encoding pantoate--beta-alanine ligase; the protein is MFALNFNNTAMHIFYGKVALIAYLKTIKTANSTIGFVPTMGALHQGHLALMQRSIKENDDTVVSIFVNPTQFNNPEDLEKYPRTLDEDVKKMRGLSDKMILYAPSVEDIYEGNPVSQDFDFDGLENQMEGKFRLGHFNGVGTIVKRLFEIVTPTNAYFGEKDFQQLQIVKKMVEKTHLPVNVVGCPIFREDNQLAMSSRNERLTAEERKEASIIYKILTEAKEIFQTGTPEETIQFVENSFKDNERFDLEYFVIADESTLLPINHKSKDKNYRAFIAVFVNSIRLIDTISLN
- a CDS encoding glycogen/starch synthase, which encodes MKDKRILYVSSEVVPYLAENEVSLMSYDVPKMINDQGGQIRIFMPRYGNINERRHQLHEVIRLSGMNLVVNDLDMPLIIKVASIPKERIQVYFIDNDEYFKRKATFADEEGVLYPDNDERAIFFAKGVVETVKKLNWVPDIIHVHGWLAAMLPIYMKHYYKNEALFSETKIVTSVYGQSFDENLDLEMINKVKFDGVPHEAISDLETPNYENVLKASILHSDAVIIASENVSPSLTKFIESSGKPFLPFATKDAFAEAYTNFYKTMGL
- a CDS encoding alpha/beta hydrolase, coding for MKKVYLLLTLISFSVFSQKTFDNIKSEKLGEERRITIGLPASYETNPEKKYPVLYLLDGDYLFDPFSGAISYGSYWGDLPEVIIIGVHQNKNDEREDDTTIDQNTGLPFEKGANFFEFIGAELVPYIEKKYRTSPFRLIAGHDVTASFINFYLYKEKPLFSAYISFSPELANKMEIRIPEKFAKITEPLFYYMSAADGDNKKIKEPIEKLDSNIKIANNPLVNYKYDLFKGTTHYTQVLHAIPSALYQIFEVYRPINSAEYNNKIAVLETGYADYLENKYNTMSKVMGVQIPVRISDFKIIETLILKKNAYDELGKMAEIGNVNYPKAMLGEYELGLMYEKMGDPKRASKKYQNASQMEPIGDLNKDLMYEKIDQMKTLEKTGK
- the panD gene encoding aspartate 1-decarboxylase, with the translated sequence MQIQVIKSKIHRVKVTGADLNYIGSITIDETLLEASNIIEGEKVSIVNINNGERFETYAIKGEKNSGEITLNGPAARKVQKDDIIIIISYATLEFEEAKTFKPWIIFPNENDNSLT